The Aulosira sp. FACHB-615 genome includes a window with the following:
- a CDS encoding GNAT family N-acetyltransferase: MLKQLITQRLNLVPFNLEVAQIAIKGNDELASFLGVKVLPDWYWHDDEFSNNFSMIADILSKYPFQREWGWGSLIIHQADNMLIGHVMVKVIPDSAGIPTGSLEIGYYVASSYRQRGYALEATKAVIDWAFSQSHIQSVTAGCDHDNIASQRLLEKIGMELVESRKNSLVWKLCRTAMASNSV; the protein is encoded by the coding sequence ATGTTGAAACAACTGATTACTCAAAGATTAAATTTAGTACCCTTTAACTTAGAGGTAGCACAAATAGCAATCAAAGGAAATGACGAATTAGCATCATTTTTAGGTGTGAAAGTTTTACCTGATTGGTATTGGCATGATGATGAGTTTAGTAATAATTTTTCGATGATTGCAGATATTTTATCCAAATATCCCTTTCAACGTGAATGGGGTTGGGGAAGTTTAATTATTCATCAAGCAGATAACATGCTTATTGGTCACGTTATGGTGAAAGTAATTCCTGATAGCGCAGGTATACCTACTGGTTCTCTAGAAATTGGCTATTATGTAGCGTCTTCTTATCGACAACGTGGGTACGCATTAGAAGCGACAAAAGCTGTGATTGATTGGGCGTTTTCTCAATCTCATATACAAAGTGTAACAGCTGGATGCGATCACGATAATATAGCTTCTCAGCGACTGTTAGAAAAAATTGGTATGGAGCTTGTAGAATCTCGCAAGAATAGTTTGGTCTGGAAATTGTGCAGAACAGCTATGGCCAGTAATTCTGTCTGA
- a CDS encoding ABC transporter ATP-binding protein/permease has protein sequence MQTSSVREQNNTNSFSSLIQFWQDIRIFAQPYWYPTETTGRAFSEVIRSWGMLILLVLLIFGLTSINAAGTYWNRYVIDIVIEERNLDKYNETLWISCVVVLLSVCIVTLSKYLTKKIALDWYQWLNSNILAKYLSNQAYYKINFKSDIDNPDQRLSKELEPITSNGLRFSTLFLEKTLEMGSSLIILATISGQIAIYLVVYTIVGNLIAIFLNQKLNTINQEEIQFKADFAYCLTHVRNHAESIAFFQGEAEEINIIQRRFNNVIKSSEERLSWERGQDAFARAYQSAIGVFSTLVLTPLFLQDQIDYGEINQISVACFMFSNSLGVLISEFGISSRFSSYVKRLAEFSEALESVSKQPENVSIIKTVEENHFAFEDVTLQTPNYEQVIVKDLSLAVQPGEGLLIVGPSGRGKSSLLRAIAGLWNAGTGRLVRPPLQEVLFLPQRPYIILGTLREQLLYPHTDRKMSDRELEAVLEQVNLQHLLTRVKGFDTEVPWENILSLGEQQRLAFARLLITHPSFTILDEATSALDLKNESNLYQQLQATKTTFISVGHRESLFNYHQWVLELSAESTWRLISIADYRREKEGGRLSEAELITLDVLPKQEFKIQRESAVTATITGLSHKEMQTLTDYSLATIRSKASQGKSVTAKDGKTYYYNKDPKVLKWMLD, from the coding sequence ATGCAAACTTCATCTGTGCGTGAGCAAAATAATACAAATTCTTTTTCTAGTTTGATTCAATTTTGGCAAGATATTAGAATATTCGCTCAACCTTATTGGTATCCTACAGAAACAACAGGAAGAGCATTTTCAGAAGTAATTCGTTCCTGGGGAATGCTGATTCTCTTAGTATTATTAATATTTGGACTGACCAGCATAAATGCAGCAGGTACATATTGGAATCGTTATGTAATTGATATTGTTATTGAAGAGAGAAATCTTGATAAATATAATGAGACTTTGTGGATATCTTGTGTAGTCGTTTTATTATCAGTTTGTATCGTAACTTTATCAAAGTATTTGACTAAAAAAATAGCTCTTGATTGGTATCAATGGCTGAATAGTAATATTTTGGCAAAATATTTGAGCAATCAAGCTTATTATAAAATAAATTTTAAATCTGATATAGATAACCCAGATCAACGCTTATCTAAAGAACTAGAACCTATTACTAGCAATGGTTTAAGATTTTCCACGCTGTTTCTAGAAAAAACACTAGAAATGGGAAGTTCTTTGATAATTCTGGCTACAATTTCTGGACAAATTGCTATTTATTTGGTGGTTTATACAATTGTAGGGAATTTAATAGCTATTTTCTTAAATCAAAAACTGAATACAATTAATCAGGAAGAAATTCAATTTAAAGCGGACTTCGCTTATTGCTTGACCCATGTGCGGAATCATGCTGAATCAATAGCTTTTTTTCAGGGAGAAGCCGAAGAAATAAATATTATTCAGCGTCGATTTAATAATGTAATTAAAAGTTCGGAAGAAAGGTTGAGTTGGGAAAGGGGACAAGATGCTTTTGCTAGAGCATATCAGTCAGCGATTGGTGTATTTTCGACCTTAGTTCTGACTCCTTTATTTTTACAAGACCAAATTGATTACGGAGAAATTAATCAAATTAGTGTAGCTTGTTTCATGTTTTCCAATTCTCTGGGGGTATTAATATCTGAGTTTGGAATTTCTAGCCGATTCTCTAGTTATGTAAAACGGTTAGCTGAGTTTTCTGAGGCGCTAGAGTCTGTGAGCAAACAACCAGAGAACGTCAGTATTATTAAAACAGTTGAAGAGAATCATTTTGCGTTTGAAGATGTGACCTTACAAACTCCTAATTATGAGCAAGTCATAGTGAAAGATTTATCACTTGCTGTTCAACCAGGAGAGGGGTTATTGATTGTTGGCCCTAGTGGTAGGGGTAAGAGTTCTTTGTTAAGGGCGATCGCAGGTTTGTGGAATGCGGGAACTGGTCGTTTGGTGCGTCCTCCACTCCAAGAAGTTTTGTTTTTACCCCAACGTCCTTATATTATCTTGGGGACTTTGCGGGAACAGTTGCTTTATCCCCATACAGATCGGAAAATGAGCGATCGCGAACTCGAAGCAGTCCTAGAACAAGTTAACCTCCAACACTTGCTGACTCGCGTCAAGGGATTTGATACGGAAGTTCCTTGGGAAAATATCTTGTCGTTGGGTGAACAACAACGCCTAGCTTTTGCCAGATTATTAATTACACATCCAAGTTTCACAATTTTAGATGAAGCGACAAGTGCTTTAGATTTGAAGAACGAAAGTAATTTATATCAACAATTACAAGCAACAAAAACAACTTTTATTAGTGTCGGACATCGGGAAAGTCTGTTTAACTATCATCAATGGGTTTTGGAACTTTCAGCAGAATCTACTTGGCGACTAATTTCCATAGCAGATTATCGCCGAGAAAAAGAGGGTGGTAGATTATCGGAAGCAGAACTGATTACTCTAGATGTTTTGCCTAAACAGGAATTTAAAATCCAACGAGAATCAGCAGTGACAGCAACAATTACTGGACTGTCTCACAAAGAAATGCAAACATTAACAGACTACTCTCTAGCTACTATTAGAAGCAAAGCCAGCCAAGGTAAGTCTGTAACTGCTAAAGATGGCAAAACATATTACTACAACAAAGATCCAAAAGTGTTAAAATGGATGCTGGATTAA
- a CDS encoding patatin-like phospholipase family protein, translating into MIKTQTVLTFDGVDDYIDFGRNDLGGVFAQGSSAFTVSGWLNPHKLTNKATSYGTRNVFLARSSERYSDNFEFGISEAGSLDIYIDETVTKGIKTFGQGELTIGVWHFFAIVFNSGQLTIYLDKQQYTDSLRGTALNKATSPLTLGATLHKRVYFAGQLANISVWNYPCTSEQIQVHRCGLIAGDEPGLVAYWKLDEGEGKTVKSQTVTDHQGNLRGNPSWDVAQIPLANQSSPQDEIITTTEEEISPITTNLLAATVSLTNQEEATPTNNQDSDILLNLVTLPLQITEPIPESTSQSEVEDNVQPAEVATLIENQVTETMETTAKSKYKILSIDGGGIRGIIPALLLAEIERRTQKPIFSLFDLIAGTSSGGILALGLTQPRLTSKASESEELSAEYTAEDLLQLFLEYGVEIFYEPFFERILGPIEDIFLQPKYPSNSKEEILRQYFGTASLENNLKEVFVTSYDIEKRVPIFFTNQHHKEQIESQKFRNLCGGFSLLDVALATSATPTYFAPHRIPTSHNISGFYTLIDGGVFANNPAHLAIIEAQISSKKEANRVLNLEDILVVSLGTGSLTSVYPHNSVKNWGLLQWTRPLLNIVLDGNSEVVSGELERLFEPSHQDARSSYYRFQPFLDEELEAIDNIKLPNTRKLQAVAHQLIAEYSQQIDELCNLLLV; encoded by the coding sequence GTGATCAAGACGCAAACAGTTTTAACATTTGATGGCGTAGATGATTATATAGATTTTGGCAGAAATGATCTTGGTGGTGTTTTTGCACAAGGAAGTTCCGCCTTCACAGTTTCAGGCTGGCTAAACCCTCATAAATTAACCAATAAAGCCACTAGCTACGGAACTCGCAATGTATTTTTAGCTCGTTCTTCAGAACGATACAGTGATAATTTTGAATTTGGTATTAGTGAAGCAGGAAGCCTAGATATTTACATTGATGAAACTGTGACTAAGGGGATTAAAACCTTTGGACAAGGAGAGTTAACGATAGGAGTATGGCATTTTTTTGCTATTGTTTTTAATAGTGGGCAACTCACAATCTATCTAGATAAACAACAATATACTGATTCTCTAAGAGGTACAGCTTTAAATAAAGCAACCAGTCCTTTAACTCTTGGTGCAACATTACATAAACGTGTATATTTTGCTGGACAATTAGCTAATATTAGTGTCTGGAATTATCCTTGCACCTCAGAACAAATCCAAGTTCATCGTTGTGGGTTAATAGCAGGGGATGAACCAGGATTAGTTGCTTATTGGAAATTAGATGAAGGTGAAGGAAAGACTGTCAAAAGTCAAACTGTCACTGACCACCAAGGAAATTTACGTGGGAATCCTAGTTGGGATGTGGCACAAATCCCCTTGGCAAATCAATCATCGCCACAAGATGAAATAATCACTACGACAGAAGAAGAGATTTCACCAATCACGACAAATTTATTAGCAGCAACAGTCTCTTTAACTAATCAAGAAGAAGCAACACCAACTAATAATCAAGATTCAGATATTCTACTCAATTTAGTAACTCTCCCGCTACAAATTACCGAACCAATACCAGAATCTACTAGTCAAAGTGAAGTTGAAGATAATGTTCAACCCGCAGAGGTAGCAACATTAATTGAAAACCAAGTAACAGAAACTATGGAAACTACAGCCAAATCCAAATATAAAATACTGTCTATTGATGGAGGTGGTATTCGGGGGATTATTCCAGCACTTTTGTTAGCAGAAATTGAAAGGCGGACACAAAAACCGATATTTAGTTTGTTTGATTTAATTGCTGGTACTTCTAGTGGAGGAATTTTAGCCCTCGGACTCACACAACCTCGACTAACTTCTAAAGCATCTGAATCTGAAGAATTATCTGCTGAATACACGGCTGAGGATTTACTGCAACTCTTTCTTGAGTATGGTGTAGAAATATTTTATGAGCCATTTTTTGAAAGAATATTAGGGCCAATAGAAGATATATTTCTTCAACCAAAATATCCTTCAAACAGCAAAGAAGAGATTTTAAGACAATATTTTGGTACTGCATCTCTAGAAAATAATCTGAAAGAAGTTTTTGTAACTAGCTACGACATTGAAAAGCGAGTTCCTATATTCTTTACTAATCAGCACCACAAAGAACAAATAGAATCTCAAAAATTTCGCAATTTGTGTGGAGGTTTTTCGCTGTTAGATGTAGCATTAGCTACTAGTGCTACTCCCACTTATTTTGCTCCCCATCGGATTCCGACTTCTCACAATATTAGTGGCTTTTACACTTTAATTGACGGTGGAGTTTTTGCTAATAATCCAGCCCATCTAGCTATTATTGAAGCACAAATTAGTAGTAAAAAAGAAGCTAATAGAGTCCTCAATCTAGAAGATATCTTAGTAGTTTCTTTAGGTACAGGTTCTTTGACGAGTGTTTATCCTCATAATTCAGTCAAAAATTGGGGACTCTTGCAATGGACTAGACCACTTTTAAATATTGTGCTTGATGGTAATAGTGAAGTAGTATCTGGAGAATTAGAACGGTTGTTTGAACCTAGCCATCAAGATGCTAGAAGTTCTTACTATCGATTTCAACCATTTTTAGATGAGGAACTAGAAGCAATAGATAATATCAAACTTCCAAATACTCGTAAGCTACAAGCTGTAGCCCATCAATTAATTGCTGAATATAGCCAACAAATTGATGAATTATGTAATCTATTGTTGGTATGA